One window from the genome of Bacteroidales bacterium encodes:
- the ahcY gene encoding adenosylhomocysteinase, which produces MTNTKQAKDYKVKDINLADFGRKEIILAEHEMPGLMSLRKKYSKSKPLKGAKITGSLHMTIQTAVLIETLVDLGADVRWASCNIFSTQDHAAAAIAKAGVPVFAWEGETLEEYWWCTEKALLFPNGETPDLIVDDGGDATMMVLKGFEAENDTTILDEKVEQEDETELFKRLKVILKENNGIWHKAVKTLKGVSEETTTGVHRLYQLMDAGKLLFPAINVNDSVTKSKFDNTYGCRESLPDGIKRATDIMLAGKKIVVLGYGDVGKGSAKSFVGYGSRVTVSEIDPICALQATMEGFAVKTIEDMLSEGDIYVTTTGNKDVITIEHMEKMKDNSIVCNIGHFDNEIQVEKLMNYPGIVRENIKPQVDKFTFPDGHSIILLSEGRLVNLGNATGHPSFVMSNSFTNQILAQLELWQKDYKIGVYRLPKDLDEEVARLHLAHVGAKLTVLSKEQSEYVGIPVGGPYKPDHYRY; this is translated from the coding sequence GAAAAAAATACAGCAAATCGAAACCTCTTAAAGGAGCTAAAATTACCGGATCTTTGCACATGACAATCCAAACAGCCGTTTTAATTGAAACATTGGTTGATCTTGGTGCCGATGTTCGTTGGGCAAGTTGTAATATTTTTTCCACACAAGACCATGCAGCAGCCGCAATTGCAAAAGCAGGCGTTCCGGTTTTTGCATGGGAAGGCGAAACATTAGAAGAATATTGGTGGTGTACCGAAAAAGCATTATTATTCCCTAACGGAGAAACCCCGGACCTGATTGTTGATGACGGAGGAGATGCAACAATGATGGTTTTAAAAGGCTTTGAAGCAGAAAATGACACAACAATTTTAGATGAAAAAGTTGAGCAAGAAGATGAGACAGAGCTTTTTAAACGATTAAAGGTTATATTAAAAGAAAATAACGGAATTTGGCATAAGGCAGTAAAAACATTAAAAGGTGTTTCCGAAGAAACAACAACCGGAGTTCATCGTTTATACCAATTAATGGACGCCGGAAAATTATTATTTCCTGCAATTAATGTAAATGATTCTGTTACAAAATCAAAATTTGATAATACATACGGTTGCCGTGAATCACTGCCAGACGGAATTAAACGAGCAACAGACATTATGTTGGCAGGGAAAAAAATTGTTGTTCTCGGTTACGGTGATGTCGGAAAAGGTTCTGCAAAATCGTTTGTCGGATACGGTTCAAGAGTAACCGTTTCGGAAATTGATCCTATCTGTGCTTTACAAGCAACAATGGAAGGTTTTGCCGTTAAAACAATTGAGGATATGCTCTCGGAAGGAGATATTTATGTTACGACAACAGGAAACAAGGATGTAATTACTATTGAACACATGGAAAAAATGAAAGATAATTCTATTGTTTGTAACATCGGGCACTTTGATAATGAAATACAAGTTGAAAAGCTTATGAATTATCCCGGAATTGTAAGAGAAAACATTAAACCGCAAGTTGATAAATTTACGTTTCCCGACGGACATTCAATTATTTTGTTATCGGAAGGAAGGTTGGTAAACCTTGGTAACGCAACCGGACACCCGTCTTTTGTAATGAGTAACTCATTTACAAACCAAATATTAGCCCAATTAGAATTATGGCAAAAAGATTATAAGATTGGTGTTTACAGGCTTCCTAAAGATCTTGACGAGGAAGTTGCCCGATTACACTTAGCTCATGTAGGAGCAAAACTTACAGTTTTGAGCAAAGAACAATCAGAATATGTCGGAATTCCTGTTGGAGGACCATATAAACCAGACCATTACAGATATTAG
- a CDS encoding TonB-dependent receptor: MNKLIFYILFLYFSLNSIAISAQQDTSLFEVDVLGADDLKEPEKDNEIKIISASRSSKKLKDLPVTVEVITREEILMNGYITLADVLKSMPGIKVSQPGSGELGEMFLMRGMSGNKYTKILIDNIPVKPSVVSGMPIESQLPIRQAERIEIVYGPASAVYGADATVGVINIITKSAESGIFSEADISLGNNGYSYINFHAGGKAGRNKKILKYNFYGSKANFDRMNVFNDTSVYHPLDYLEQKDVYWLYEGDTIRPTQLTPSLMSALGLNYSDLYKYNYEGTLSEPSVSNIPSESHIVGLDLRYRGFGISYQNMARKTHSSIGKTTYLYKYNDPKNFIGDIINRVTLSYIKDINKIKTTTNLSFMNYSMDNNSNYGVTFIPEHDKVYQYSASNDIFGEEIVTYFGKHFELTGGLSIQLSVDLPSTNYLFEPFEKEQYNKIIEKPGDFDEYKSFGLNPYKFLNTSEFIQTYFELKNFTIMGGVRHDYNSLYEKSSVNPRVAVLYKLNKKTSFRASFGRAFKAPAGNVLYSSIAFPVGNDSIFYAVVPNNKLKPEFFKAYEFGIRKKMFKDKVYLNLAFYYNKTDNIITTAYVDPKKLNLPYVANNSLEPARTYTNSEGAETKLFGLDGSLKIINPLNRYKLTVELVGTITKGREVLPGGDVIKFLRTMPSYIGKGNVTLKPTRRTYIKVQTTWMSKFQDLFGINYGSFIFGDYSETNGFFTVDIVGGFRFHKNLNLYLKIINIMNKEYTGIDGTGYDVDLRYNPQLGRNIRFGMTFLLN, from the coding sequence ATGAATAAACTTATATTTTATATACTATTTCTTTATTTTTCCCTAAACAGTATTGCGATTTCCGCTCAGCAAGACACATCTTTATTTGAAGTTGATGTTCTCGGAGCAGATGATTTAAAAGAGCCGGAGAAAGACAACGAAATAAAAATTATTTCTGCAAGCAGAAGTTCAAAAAAGTTAAAAGACCTTCCGGTTACGGTTGAAGTAATTACAAGAGAAGAGATATTAATGAACGGTTATATTACCTTGGCAGATGTCTTAAAATCAATGCCCGGAATAAAGGTTTCACAACCCGGCTCGGGAGAGCTCGGAGAAATGTTTCTGATGCGCGGTATGTCAGGAAATAAATATACAAAGATTCTTATTGATAATATTCCGGTAAAGCCGTCAGTTGTTTCAGGTATGCCAATTGAATCTCAGCTGCCGATTCGGCAAGCAGAACGAATCGAAATTGTTTACGGACCGGCATCAGCAGTTTACGGTGCAGATGCGACAGTCGGAGTTATTAATATAATTACGAAAAGTGCAGAGTCCGGTATTTTCTCGGAAGCTGACATAAGTTTGGGAAATAACGGATATTCATATATTAATTTTCATGCAGGAGGAAAAGCCGGAAGAAATAAAAAAATTCTTAAATATAACTTCTACGGAAGTAAAGCCAACTTTGACAGGATGAATGTTTTTAATGATACATCGGTTTATCATCCTTTAGATTATTTGGAACAAAAAGATGTTTATTGGCTATACGAAGGCGATACAATAAGACCTACACAGCTTACGCCGTCTTTAATGTCAGCATTAGGCTTAAATTACAGTGATTTATACAAATACAACTATGAAGGAACATTAAGTGAACCTTCTGTTTCAAATATACCTTCCGAAAGCCATATTGTAGGATTAGACTTGAGATACAGAGGCTTTGGAATTTCATATCAAAATATGGCAAGAAAAACACACAGCTCAATCGGAAAAACAACATATTTATATAAATATAATGATCCTAAAAATTTTATCGGAGATATAATTAATCGAGTTACTTTAAGTTACATAAAAGATATTAACAAAATAAAAACAACAACAAACCTATCTTTTATGAATTACTCTATGGATAATAACTCAAATTACGGCGTTACTTTTATTCCCGAACACGATAAAGTATATCAATATTCTGCATCTAATGATATTTTCGGAGAAGAAATAGTAACATATTTCGGAAAGCACTTTGAATTAACAGGTGGGCTGTCAATTCAACTTTCAGTAGATTTGCCTTCAACAAACTACCTGTTTGAACCTTTTGAAAAAGAGCAATATAATAAGATTATTGAGAAACCCGGTGATTTTGATGAATATAAAAGCTTCGGGTTAAACCCGTATAAATTTTTAAATACATCTGAATTTATACAAACATATTTTGAGCTTAAAAATTTTACAATTATGGGCGGTGTTCGTCATGATTATAACAGCTTGTACGAAAAATCAAGTGTAAACCCCCGTGTAGCGGTTTTATATAAACTAAATAAAAAAACCTCATTCAGAGCATCATTCGGACGTGCTTTCAAAGCTCCTGCGGGTAATGTTTTATATAGCTCAATAGCATTTCCTGTCGGGAATGACAGTATTTTTTATGCCGTAGTTCCGAATAACAAATTAAAACCCGAATTCTTCAAGGCTTATGAGTTTGGTATCAGAAAAAAGATGTTCAAAGATAAAGTATATCTTAATTTGGCTTTTTATTATAACAAAACAGATAATATTATAACGACAGCATATGTTGATCCGAAAAAACTAAATCTGCCCTATGTTGCAAACAACTCGCTTGAACCTGCAAGAACATACACAAACAGTGAGGGTGCAGAAACAAAATTGTTCGGATTAGACGGTTCGTTAAAAATAATTAATCCGCTGAACAGGTACAAATTAACTGTCGAGTTAGTAGGCACAATAACAAAGGGAAGAGAAGTTTTGCCGGGAGGGGATGTAATAAAGTTTCTCAGAACAATGCCGTCTTATATAGGTAAAGGAAATGTTACCTTAAAACCGACAAGAAGAACATATATTAAGGTTCAAACAACTTGGATGAGCAAATTTCAAGATTTATTCGGAATTAACTACGGCTCATTTATTTTTGGTGATTATTCCGAAACAAACGGGTTTTTTACTGTTGATATAGTCGGAGGCTTCAGGTTTCATAAAAATCTGAACCTATATTTAAAAATAATTAATATTATGAATAAAGAATATACAGGAATAGACGGAACCGGTTATGATGTTGATTTGAGATATAATCCGCAATTGGGGCGAAATATAAGATTCGGAATGACATTTTTGTTAAATTAA